One Gloeothece verrucosa PCC 7822 DNA window includes the following coding sequences:
- a CDS encoding MGH1-like glycoside hydrolase domain-containing protein has protein sequence MESIKLNQEKLRLQETTGQNTAWKKWGPYLSERQWGTVREDYSATGNAWDYFSHDQSRSRAYRWGEDGLAGISDDKQQLCFALALWNGADPILKERLFGLTNSEGNHGEDVKEYYFYLDSTPTHSYMKYLYKYPQAAYPYGDLIEKNRQRNRLEPEYELIDTGIFNEDRYFDVFVEYAKQSPEEILIQISVWNRGPETATLHLLPTLWFRNTWSWFTQASIKPNLKQLDDHTVKASHPILGDRYLYCDRSVPLLFTENETNKERIFGIPNSSPYVKDGINNYVIEGKQDGVNPEKVGTKMAAHYVLEIPAGGVQIIQLRLSDRLLSIQDNAFGSEFDYAVSSRLQEADEFYQALSPNLPKDAQNIVRQAFAGMLWTKQFYYYPVKSWLNEEILPPDCQQRHINRNKEWFHLESSDILSMPDKWEYPWFAAWDLAFHCVVLGMVDMDFAKDQLRLMTNQVYLHPNGQIPAYEWNFSDVNPPVHCMATWQIYLMDKAKRGGKGDRLFLETMFHKLLMNFTWWVNRKDDLGNNVFEGGFLGLDNIGVFDRSSPLPCGGMIEQADGTSWMAMFCLDMLSIALELALENPAYEELACKFYEHFIYIAAAMDQIGLNNDELWDEDDGFFYDVLRFPNGDAQRLKVRSMVGLIPLYASAVFSHEVLDKLPNFAKRIQYFNQQNEKLMVNISDPRKPGIKGKRLLSPINEDKLRRILQKMLDESEFLSDYGIRALSRYHQDHPYIFTVGANVYRVDYEPAESSSGLFGGNSNWRGPIWMPVNALLIQSLRKMYSYYGDEFKVECPTGSGNWMTLWQVADEISHRLCKIFQQNDQGRRPVYGNTEKFQNDTHWQNLILFYEYFHGDNGAGIGASHQTGWTGLVARWLLADAVLKPEEALQEEYLSVICSHLVQV, from the coding sequence ATGGAATCCATCAAATTAAACCAGGAAAAGTTGAGATTACAAGAAACGACTGGACAAAATACTGCTTGGAAAAAGTGGGGCCCTTATTTAAGCGAACGACAATGGGGAACAGTAAGAGAAGATTACAGCGCGACAGGGAATGCTTGGGATTATTTTAGCCACGATCAATCACGCTCTCGTGCCTATCGTTGGGGAGAAGATGGATTAGCCGGAATATCCGATGATAAACAACAACTCTGTTTTGCTCTAGCCTTGTGGAATGGGGCTGATCCAATTCTTAAAGAGCGTTTATTTGGATTGACTAACAGTGAAGGAAATCATGGGGAAGATGTCAAAGAATATTACTTCTACCTCGATAGTACCCCCACTCATTCCTATATGAAATATCTATATAAATATCCCCAAGCCGCTTATCCTTATGGTGATTTAATCGAGAAAAATCGGCAACGAAATCGCCTTGAACCCGAATATGAACTTATAGATACTGGAATATTTAATGAAGATCGCTACTTTGATGTCTTTGTCGAGTATGCTAAACAATCCCCTGAAGAAATTTTAATTCAAATTAGCGTCTGGAATCGAGGCCCTGAAACGGCAACGCTACATCTTTTACCCACTCTTTGGTTCCGCAATACCTGGTCTTGGTTTACTCAAGCTTCCATCAAACCAAACCTTAAACAACTCGACGATCATACGGTTAAAGCTTCCCATCCCATTTTAGGAGATCGATATTTATATTGTGACCGTTCAGTCCCTTTATTATTTACTGAAAACGAAACCAATAAAGAACGAATTTTTGGTATTCCCAACTCTTCCCCCTACGTAAAAGATGGCATTAACAACTATGTAATAGAAGGTAAACAAGATGGGGTTAATCCTGAAAAAGTCGGCACAAAAATGGCGGCTCATTATGTTTTAGAAATTCCTGCCGGCGGAGTACAAATCATTCAGTTACGTCTGAGTGATAGATTATTGTCTATTCAAGACAATGCTTTTGGATCAGAATTTGATTACGCCGTTTCTAGTCGCCTACAAGAAGCCGATGAATTTTATCAAGCTTTATCACCCAACCTCCCCAAGGATGCTCAAAATATAGTCAGACAAGCATTTGCCGGGATGTTATGGACAAAACAGTTTTATTACTATCCTGTAAAAAGCTGGTTAAATGAGGAAATATTACCGCCAGATTGTCAACAGCGCCACATAAATCGTAATAAAGAATGGTTTCATCTAGAAAGTTCCGATATCCTCTCCATGCCGGACAAATGGGAATATCCTTGGTTTGCCGCTTGGGATTTAGCTTTTCACTGTGTAGTCTTGGGAATGGTAGATATGGACTTTGCCAAAGATCAACTTAGACTGATGACCAATCAAGTCTATCTACATCCTAATGGACAAATACCCGCTTATGAATGGAACTTTAGTGATGTTAATCCCCCCGTGCATTGCATGGCAACTTGGCAAATTTATTTAATGGATAAGGCCAAACGAGGCGGTAAAGGGGATCGGTTGTTTTTAGAAACAATGTTTCATAAACTATTAATGAACTTTACATGGTGGGTAAATCGCAAAGATGACCTCGGTAATAATGTTTTTGAAGGCGGCTTTTTAGGCTTAGATAATATTGGGGTTTTTGATCGCAGTTCGCCTTTACCTTGTGGCGGCATGATCGAACAAGCAGATGGAACAAGTTGGATGGCGATGTTTTGCTTAGATATGCTGTCCATTGCTTTAGAATTAGCCTTAGAAAATCCGGCTTATGAAGAACTAGCTTGCAAATTCTACGAACATTTTATTTATATTGCGGCGGCTATGGATCAAATTGGCCTCAATAATGATGAATTGTGGGATGAAGATGACGGCTTTTTCTACGACGTGCTACGGTTCCCCAATGGCGATGCACAGCGCCTTAAAGTGCGCTCAATGGTGGGATTAATTCCTTTATATGCTTCGGCGGTTTTCTCTCATGAAGTTTTAGACAAATTGCCCAACTTTGCCAAGCGAATACAGTATTTTAATCAACAGAATGAAAAGCTGATGGTTAATATCAGCGATCCTCGCAAACCTGGTATTAAGGGCAAACGGTTGTTATCTCCGATTAATGAGGATAAATTGCGTCGCATTTTACAAAAAATGTTGGACGAATCCGAGTTTTTAAGTGATTATGGCATCCGCGCTTTGTCTCGCTATCATCAAGACCATCCTTATATTTTTACTGTAGGAGCTAATGTTTATCGAGTTGATTATGAACCGGCAGAGTCTTCATCGGGACTGTTTGGAGGTAATTCTAACTGGCGTGGTCCGATATGGATGCCAGTCAATGCCCTGCTAATTCAATCCTTAAGAAAAATGTATTCTTATTATGGAGATGAATTTAAAGTAGAATGTCCCACAGGATCAGGAAATTGGATGACTTTATGGCAAGTTGCTGATGAAATTAGTCATCGTTTGTGTAAGATTTTCCAGCAAAATGATCAAGGTCGTCGCCCAGTTTATGGCAATACAGAAAAGTTCCAAAACGATACTCACTGGCAGAATTTAATTCTTTTCTATGAATATTTTCATGGAGATAACGGTGCTGGTATTGGTGCAAGTCATCAGACGGGATGGACCGGTTTAGTTGCTCGGTGGTTGTTAGCTGATGCAGTGTTAAAACCGGAGGAAGCACTACAAGAAGAATATTTGTCAGTGATTTGCTCACATCTTGTACAAGTCTAA
- a CDS encoding DUF1778 domain-containing protein — protein sequence MQLPPLARGDILPPLRIDCNYIKLIAAMNESPNDARVTARIPISVKATLQQAADLTGATLNQFLVQAALKEAHRILEAEQTIKLSEQDAERVFNLIENPPEPNQRLKEAFSRHKDFWQ from the coding sequence ATGCAACTGCCGCCGCTTGCTCGTGGTGATATTTTGCCGCCTCTTCGGATAGACTGTAATTACATTAAACTTATAGCCGCTATGAACGAATCTCCAAACGACGCAAGAGTCACAGCGAGAATTCCCATCTCTGTCAAAGCCACTTTACAACAAGCCGCCGACTTGACAGGAGCAACCTTAAATCAATTTCTCGTACAAGCGGCACTCAAAGAAGCCCATAGAATTTTAGAAGCCGAACAAACGATCAAGTTATCAGAACAAGATGCTGAACGAGTTTTTAATTTAATAGAAAATCCTCCAGAACCCAATCAGCGATTAAAAGAAGCTTTCTCTAGACATAAAGACTTTTGGCAGTGA
- a CDS encoding GNAT family N-acetyltransferase, whose product MKQIELLNKSHNREGFDCGNTALNQFLQQTARQHNQKGISRTFVLIDSDRPQEEIIGFFTLTLCEVLVEKLPPTLAKKYPLRVPGVKLARLAVDKSWQGQGIGEILMVEAMERALLVADTAGGIGLFVDAKDETAKIYYERYGFVSLKDRPLELFLPLSVIQSLLE is encoded by the coding sequence GTGAAACAAATTGAGCTTTTAAATAAATCCCATAATCGTGAAGGGTTTGACTGCGGTAATACCGCACTTAATCAATTTTTACAACAGACAGCACGTCAACATAATCAAAAAGGAATATCTAGAACTTTTGTTTTAATTGATAGTGATCGCCCTCAAGAAGAGATTATTGGTTTTTTTACCCTGACGCTGTGTGAAGTTCTTGTAGAAAAATTGCCTCCTACTCTTGCTAAAAAATATCCTTTACGAGTGCCTGGAGTAAAATTAGCCCGTTTAGCGGTGGATAAAAGTTGGCAAGGTCAGGGAATTGGTGAAATTTTAATGGTAGAAGCGATGGAACGTGCTTTACTGGTAGCCGATACCGCAGGAGGAATTGGCTTGTTTGTTGATGCCAAGGATGAAACTGCTAAAATTTACTATGAGCGTTATGGATTTGTCAGTTTAAAAGATAGACCATTGGAATTGTTTCTTCCTTTGAGTGTTATTCAATCTCTGCTTGAATAA
- a CDS encoding glycerol acyltransferase, which translates to MHRAKSKLQFIPQQFNPKVLKLAHVLLPFVLRFRVRRWLIGGITRIEAENVETLVKLFQQFQAGKIRFLMAFRHPEVEDPLCMLYLMSRIVPKVARQLGISLKLPIHSHFIYDRGMTIWAGNWLGWFFSRNGGFPIHRGKPLDRTALKTGRDIFANGQFPLTVAPEGATNGHHEAVSPLEPGVAQFGFWCAEDLIKANRSEEVLIVPVCIRYYYIQPPWQKIDQLLGQLESDSGLPVQQLDPSQLSHPEEFLYERLFQLALYLLDELEAFYRRFYRQIIPEIPEDKALNSNQVLALRLQNLLDAALKVAEDYFGLAKQGTIIDRCRRLEEAGWNAIYPEDIADITAISPLQRGLADWVAEEAELRLKHMRLVESFVAVTGSYVKEKPTAERFAETTLIIFDLMARIKGVKMPRRPCLGKRRVKITIGEPISVSERWESYSQSRKMAKQAITHLTTDLQKALEELVKR; encoded by the coding sequence ATGCACAGGGCAAAATCTAAACTCCAGTTTATTCCCCAACAGTTTAACCCAAAAGTCTTAAAACTGGCTCATGTCTTATTACCCTTCGTGTTACGCTTTCGGGTAAGGCGCTGGTTAATTGGTGGCATTACTCGCATCGAAGCGGAAAATGTAGAGACATTAGTGAAACTTTTTCAACAATTTCAGGCGGGAAAAATTCGCTTTTTAATGGCTTTTCGTCATCCTGAAGTAGAAGATCCCCTATGTATGTTATATCTCATGTCTCGCATTGTTCCAAAAGTTGCTCGTCAACTAGGTATCTCTCTAAAACTTCCTATTCATAGCCATTTTATTTATGATCGAGGAATGACTATTTGGGCAGGGAATTGGTTAGGGTGGTTTTTTTCTAGAAATGGAGGGTTTCCCATTCATCGCGGAAAACCCCTTGATCGTACTGCTTTAAAAACCGGGCGCGATATATTTGCTAATGGTCAATTTCCTTTAACAGTGGCCCCAGAAGGCGCTACCAATGGACATCATGAAGCGGTTAGTCCTTTAGAACCAGGAGTCGCACAATTTGGTTTTTGGTGTGCAGAAGATTTAATCAAAGCTAACCGTTCTGAAGAGGTTTTAATTGTGCCTGTCTGTATTCGCTATTACTATATTCAACCCCCTTGGCAAAAAATCGATCAGTTACTCGGTCAATTAGAGTCGGATAGCGGCTTACCGGTTCAACAGTTAGATCCCTCACAATTATCTCATCCCGAAGAGTTTCTATATGAACGTCTTTTTCAATTAGCTTTATATCTTTTGGATGAATTAGAAGCCTTTTACCGTCGTTTTTATCGTCAAATTATTCCCGAAATTCCCGAGGATAAAGCTTTAAATTCTAACCAAGTTTTAGCCCTCAGATTACAGAATTTATTAGATGCGGCGTTAAAAGTTGCTGAGGATTATTTTGGTTTAGCGAAACAAGGCACGATTATTGATCGCTGTCGCCGTTTAGAGGAGGCAGGATGGAATGCGATTTACCCTGAAGATATTGCTGATATAACTGCGATATCTCCTTTACAACGAGGGTTAGCAGATTGGGTTGCAGAAGAAGCTGAACTGCGGCTTAAACACATGAGGTTAGTAGAAAGTTTTGTAGCAGTAACCGGCAGTTATGTGAAAGAAAAACCGACAGCCGAAAGATTTGCCGAAACCACTTTAATTATCTTTGATTTGATGGCGCGAATTAAAGGAGTTAAAATGCCGCGTCGTCCCTGTTTAGGTAAAAGACGGGTGAAAATAACTATCGGTGAACCGATTTCTGTGAGTGAACGTTGGGAAAGTTATTCTCAAAGCCGCAAAATGGCTAAACAGGCCATTACTCATTTAACGACGGATTTACAAAAAGCTTTGGAAGAGTTAGTTAAACGTTAA
- a CDS encoding alpha-amylase family glycosyl hydrolase yields the protein MANLIEFKLFAPYNKEVELIGSFSDWQSIQMKKDDQGYFRTKVELEDGVYQYKFRVRSRSWFVEPDQWIDIVDPYATDVIDDADQKGVVRIKDGDIIVDTYVWKHDDKPLPADHELVIYEMHVADFSGGEDDPYARGKYKHVIEKLDYLCELGINAIELMPVKEYPGEYSWGYNPRYFFATESSYGTTEGLKQLIDECHARGIRIIMDGIYNHSEASCPLTQIDHDYWYHHSPKDPDNNWGPEFNYEHYDENLDVKPAWKFIGEVVRFWIEEYHIDGIRYDAAKQIANYDFMHWIVQETKKVAGSKPFYNIAEHIPDTPTLTNLDGPMDGCWHDSFFHAMMPHLCGDRFDLEELKNVIDGKRQGYMGTTNIVNYIGNHDHRRLMLELADRNIFDEAAFKRVKLGYAILMTAIGVPMIWMGEEFGDYHPKEINPNKIDWTLLKNDSNKGLFEYVKGLVNLRKQNHALYTTNIDFFHENPETQVLAYTRWNDEGSRIVVVANFSDNFLAGYEVPNFPANGNWHEWTMNYDVENSHDNLITDLAEYEAKVFVWQ from the coding sequence ATGGCTAACTTAATTGAATTCAAATTATTTGCACCCTACAATAAAGAAGTTGAATTAATCGGCTCTTTTTCGGATTGGCAATCTATCCAGATGAAAAAGGATGATCAAGGCTATTTCCGGACTAAAGTTGAGTTAGAAGACGGTGTTTATCAATATAAGTTCCGAGTTCGCTCAAGAAGTTGGTTTGTTGAACCAGATCAATGGATTGATATTGTTGATCCTTATGCCACTGATGTGATTGATGATGCCGATCAAAAGGGTGTTGTTCGCATTAAAGACGGAGATATAATTGTTGATACTTACGTTTGGAAACATGATGATAAACCTCTGCCGGCGGATCATGAATTAGTCATCTATGAAATGCACGTTGCTGACTTTTCAGGCGGCGAAGATGACCCCTATGCAAGAGGTAAATATAAGCACGTTATTGAAAAGTTAGATTATCTTTGCGAATTGGGAATCAATGCCATAGAATTGATGCCAGTTAAAGAATATCCGGGTGAGTATAGTTGGGGTTATAATCCTCGTTATTTCTTTGCTACAGAATCGAGTTATGGCACTACAGAAGGCTTAAAACAACTGATTGATGAGTGTCATGCCCGAGGAATACGGATTATTATGGATGGGATTTATAACCATTCAGAAGCCTCTTGTCCTTTGACACAAATTGATCATGACTATTGGTATCATCATAGCCCTAAAGACCCTGACAATAACTGGGGACCTGAATTCAATTATGAACATTATGACGAAAATTTAGACGTTAAACCCGCTTGGAAGTTTATCGGCGAGGTGGTTCGTTTTTGGATTGAAGAATATCATATTGATGGAATTCGCTACGATGCCGCCAAACAAATTGCCAATTATGATTTCATGCACTGGATAGTTCAAGAAACGAAAAAAGTAGCGGGTTCTAAACCCTTTTATAACATTGCTGAACATATTCCTGATACCCCTACTCTTACTAATCTAGATGGCCCAATGGATGGCTGCTGGCATGATAGCTTTTTCCATGCCATGATGCCTCATCTTTGCGGGGATAGATTTGATCTAGAAGAACTTAAAAATGTGATTGATGGTAAGCGTCAAGGCTATATGGGAACCACTAATATTGTCAATTATATTGGCAATCACGACCATAGAAGATTGATGCTAGAATTAGCTGACCGAAATATTTTTGATGAGGCGGCTTTTAAACGAGTTAAGCTGGGATATGCTATTCTAATGACAGCAATCGGTGTGCCGATGATTTGGATGGGTGAAGAGTTTGGCGATTATCATCCTAAAGAAATTAACCCTAACAAAATTGATTGGACTCTGTTAAAAAATGATTCTAATAAAGGATTGTTTGAATACGTTAAAGGGTTAGTTAATTTGAGAAAACAAAATCATGCTCTTTATACCACTAATATTGATTTCTTCCATGAAAATCCTGAGACTCAAGTATTAGCTTATACTCGTTGGAATGATGAAGGGTCTAGAATAGTGGTAGTGGCTAATTTCTCAGATAATTTCCTCGCGGGTTATGAAGTGCCTAATTTTCCAGCTAACGGCAATTGGCATGAATGGACAATGAATTATGATGTAGAAAATAGTCATGATAACCTGATCACTGATTTGGCCGAATACGAAGCAAAAGTCTTTGTGTGGCAATAA
- a CDS encoding alpha/beta hydrolase — protein sequence MGEYQQGTFPGVGGVELSYQSWHPPAAPCAILTIVHGLGGHGGLFANIINYLLPLNYAIYTCDLRGHGRSPGQRAYINSWDEFRGDIDAFLTFIKQQEAHCPCFLYGNSLGAIIVLDYSLSYPDKIQGVIAAGAPLGRVGVSPLRLMIGKILSRVWPRFSINTGIPLKAGTRDQEVLSNYVNDPLRHTQGTARLATEMFATVKKIQSQTSHFKTPLLLLHGGKDHISLPEGVRTFFSHVTYPDKKFLEYSEAFHELHNELNYQEIMADLVDWLEAHR from the coding sequence ATGGGCGAATATCAACAAGGGACGTTTCCCGGTGTCGGAGGAGTAGAACTATCTTATCAAAGTTGGCATCCGCCAGCCGCTCCTTGTGCAATTTTAACCATAGTACATGGATTAGGGGGTCATGGAGGATTATTTGCCAATATCATCAACTATTTACTCCCTTTAAATTATGCTATTTATACCTGTGATTTACGAGGTCATGGCCGTTCCCCAGGACAACGAGCTTATATTAACAGTTGGGATGAATTTCGTGGGGATATCGATGCTTTTCTAACCTTCATTAAACAACAAGAAGCGCATTGTCCCTGCTTTCTTTATGGCAATAGTTTAGGGGCAATCATCGTCCTTGATTATAGTCTTTCCTATCCAGACAAAATACAAGGCGTTATTGCAGCCGGTGCGCCCTTGGGACGGGTTGGGGTTTCACCGCTTAGACTGATGATAGGAAAGATTTTATCTCGTGTTTGGCCGCGTTTTAGTATTAATACTGGTATTCCCTTAAAAGCCGGTACCCGAGATCAGGAAGTCTTAAGCAATTATGTCAATGATCCTTTACGCCATACTCAAGGGACTGCTCGCTTGGCGACAGAAATGTTTGCTACTGTAAAAAAAATTCAATCTCAGACCAGTCATTTTAAAACGCCTTTGTTGTTGCTGCATGGCGGAAAAGATCATATCTCTTTACCCGAAGGAGTTCGTACTTTTTTTAGTCATGTTACCTACCCTGATAAAAAGTTTTTAGAATATTCTGAAGCCTTTCATGAGCTTCATAATGAACTCAATTATCAAGAAATCATGGCTGATTTGGTGGATTGGTTAGAAGCACATCGGTAA
- a CDS encoding COX15/CtaA family protein, whose translation MTESILQRQITIQPDSAKIQKWMRWLVWKIAIATVLLMAVGSATRVMNAGLACPDWPLCYGQLIPSQQMNLQVFLEWFHRLDAALIGMSTMALVGLSWWYRTSLPKWLPPACTLALGLIVFQGVLGGLTVTQLLRFDIVTAHLGAAMLFLCSLVVIATMLTPYQGNGTAGKLSWVGLIAALLIYVQSLMGGLVASRWAVHQCLGGSELCVVMNSHLLGVIPATGGTLILAILAWRTAALHPVLKNLAYTAAGIVAFQVFLGVATLRLHLQVEPLTVAHHTVGATLLAVLVAFTVFSLRDRVLLATKS comes from the coding sequence ATGACCGAGTCGATTCTTCAACGTCAGATTACTATTCAACCCGATAGCGCAAAAATCCAAAAATGGATGCGCTGGTTGGTTTGGAAAATTGCCATTGCTACTGTGTTATTAATGGCAGTAGGCAGTGCTACGCGAGTCATGAACGCCGGTTTAGCTTGTCCGGATTGGCCTTTATGCTACGGACAACTGATCCCCTCTCAACAGATGAACTTACAAGTGTTTCTAGAGTGGTTTCATCGCCTTGATGCGGCTTTGATTGGCATGAGTACGATGGCCTTGGTGGGTTTATCTTGGTGGTATCGGACTTCACTCCCCAAATGGCTTCCCCCTGCTTGTACGTTAGCCCTGGGATTGATTGTCTTTCAAGGGGTTTTGGGCGGCTTAACGGTTACTCAGTTGCTCAGATTTGATATTGTGACTGCCCATTTGGGAGCCGCTATGTTATTCTTATGCAGCCTAGTAGTCATTGCTACGATGCTCACTCCTTATCAAGGGAACGGAACAGCCGGTAAGTTATCCTGGGTAGGATTAATAGCGGCACTGTTAATTTATGTGCAAAGCTTGATGGGGGGTTTAGTGGCTTCTCGTTGGGCCGTGCATCAGTGCTTAGGCGGTTCTGAACTTTGTGTTGTAATGAATAGTCATCTTCTTGGAGTGATTCCCGCTACAGGCGGCACGTTAATATTAGCAATTTTAGCTTGGCGGACTGCTGCCCTTCACCCTGTTTTGAAAAACTTAGCTTATACTGCGGCCGGAATTGTAGCATTCCAAGTTTTCCTCGGGGTTGCTACCCTGCGCTTACATCTACAAGTTGAACCGCTAACGGTTGCTCATCATACGGTAGGCGCAACCCTCCTAGCTGTTTTAGTAGCTTTTACGGTTTTCTCTCTACGTGATCGCGTCCTTTTAGCCACAAAAAGCTGA
- a CDS encoding heme o synthase, giving the protein MIGTNVIRRNANFLQVIKSYYLLTKPRIIPLLLITTAAAMWIASHGQVDPLLLFVTLLGGTLAAASAQTLNCIYDQDIDYAMLRTRARPIPSGRVRPLHALIFAIILAVLSFTLFVVFVNMASALLAMSGIAFYMLIYTHMLKRHSPQNIVIGGAAGSIPPLVGWAAVTGELSWAAWALFAIIFLWTPPHFWALALMIKDDYAQVNVPMMPVVEGEESTVRQIWIYTLIVVPFSLVLVYPLAASGVIYTLIALLLGGIFIYKAWQLKQNPHDNQLARSLFKYSILYMMLLCTGMVVDSLPATHQMMAALGDNFNTLLSLIAMH; this is encoded by the coding sequence ATGATTGGTACAAATGTCATACGTCGCAATGCAAACTTTTTGCAAGTCATCAAAAGTTACTATTTATTAACGAAACCGAGAATTATTCCTTTGTTGCTGATTACGACGGCAGCCGCAATGTGGATAGCTTCTCATGGACAGGTAGATCCCCTATTGCTTTTCGTCACTTTGTTGGGGGGAACTTTAGCCGCCGCATCCGCTCAAACCCTCAATTGTATTTATGATCAAGATATTGATTATGCTATGTTGCGGACTCGCGCCCGTCCCATTCCTTCCGGGCGAGTTAGACCCCTTCATGCCCTGATTTTTGCCATTATCCTAGCTGTTCTTTCTTTTACCCTGTTTGTGGTGTTTGTGAATATGGCTAGTGCCCTACTGGCGATGTCTGGCATAGCATTTTATATGCTGATCTACACTCATATGCTGAAACGTCACAGCCCCCAAAATATTGTCATCGGTGGGGCAGCCGGTTCAATTCCTCCTCTGGTAGGTTGGGCTGCGGTAACAGGTGAGCTAAGTTGGGCAGCATGGGCGTTATTTGCCATTATCTTTCTCTGGACTCCTCCTCATTTTTGGGCATTGGCATTGATGATTAAGGATGATTATGCTCAAGTAAATGTGCCGATGATGCCTGTCGTAGAAGGAGAAGAGTCAACAGTACGCCAAATTTGGATTTATACGCTGATTGTTGTGCCTTTCAGTCTGGTGTTGGTTTATCCTTTAGCCGCTTCAGGTGTAATTTATACCCTCATTGCCCTATTGTTAGGCGGGATTTTTATTTACAAAGCTTGGCAGTTGAAACAAAATCCTCACGATAACCAATTAGCGCGATCTCTGTTTAAGTATTCCATTCTTTATATGATGCTTCTGTGTACAGGAATGGTAGTAGATAGCTTACCGGCAACTCATCAGATGATGGCGGCTTTGGGGGATAATTTCAATACTTTGCTGAGTTTGATTGCTATGCACTAG
- a CDS encoding Bpu10I family restriction endonuclease: protein MRQEYRTPESRRQYRQQYSDFLDTSKYYADVFQRMIDKIQHLVDDTNPSPEKVLQQGHF from the coding sequence ATTCGTCAAGAGTATAGAACTCCAGAATCTCGCAGACAATATCGACAGCAATATTCAGACTTTTTAGATACTTCAAAATACTATGCTGATGTTTTTCAACGTATGATTGATAAAATTCAACATCTTGTTGATGATACAAATCCTAGCCCAGAGAAAGTCTTGCAACAGGGACACTTTTGA
- a CDS encoding DNA methyltransferase, which produces MFDVWYQKKRQLKIKPRAFTEPLPQDILNIEQKKRSNLFTWRGQFSPQLIENLLLTYCPREATILDPFSGSGTVLYESGCFGLKAYGCEINPAAWIFSRTYEMMVLQIFVKSIELQNLADNIDSNIQTF; this is translated from the coding sequence ATGTTTGATGTGTGGTACCAAAAAAAAAGACAACTAAAGATAAAACCAAGAGCCTTTACAGAACCCCTACCCCAAGACATTTTAAATATTGAACAAAAAAAACGCTCTAATTTATTTACATGGAGAGGACAATTTTCACCTCAATTAATTGAGAATTTATTATTAACCTATTGTCCAAGGGAAGCAACTATTCTCGATCCTTTTTCTGGGAGTGGAACAGTTTTATATGAATCTGGATGTTTTGGACTAAAAGCTTATGGATGTGAAATTAATCCGGCTGCCTGGATTTTTAGCCGCACTTATGAAATGATGGTTCTTCAAATATTCGTCAAGAGTATAGAACTCCAGAATCTCGCAGACAATATCGACAGCAATATTCAGACTTTTTAG
- a CDS encoding glutathione S-transferase N-terminal domain-containing protein gives MTQPIDLYYWPTPNGQKISIMLEETELPYQAIPVNIGAGDQFKPEFLAINPNNKIPAIVDPNGPDGEPITLFESGAILLYLAEKTGQFLGKNARERYLVTQWLMFQMGGIGPMLGQAHHFRLYAPEKIAYGIERYTNETTRLYRVLDKRLAEVEYVAGDYSIADMAIFPWIVPYKSQGQDLAAYPHLKRWFDTISQRAAVQRGLALLKQEQRANPIDDKTREILFGNRQLQQQ, from the coding sequence ATGACACAACCCATTGACCTTTATTACTGGCCAACCCCCAACGGGCAAAAAATCAGCATTATGCTAGAAGAAACCGAGTTACCTTATCAGGCAATTCCTGTTAATATTGGTGCCGGTGATCAATTTAAACCCGAATTTTTAGCCATTAATCCTAATAATAAAATACCTGCCATTGTTGACCCTAACGGCCCTGATGGTGAACCGATTACATTATTTGAGTCAGGCGCAATTCTACTGTATTTAGCTGAGAAAACCGGCCAATTTCTCGGGAAAAATGCCCGGGAACGCTACCTAGTAACTCAGTGGTTAATGTTTCAAATGGGAGGCATTGGGCCTATGTTAGGTCAAGCTCATCATTTCCGTCTATATGCCCCTGAAAAAATTGCTTATGGCATCGAACGTTATACCAATGAGACAACTCGACTTTATCGTGTTCTGGATAAAAGATTAGCCGAGGTTGAGTATGTAGCGGGGGATTATTCTATTGCTGATATGGCTATTTTTCCTTGGATAGTTCCCTATAAAAGTCAGGGGCAAGATTTAGCGGCTTATCCTCATCTTAAACGCTGGTTTGATACTATCTCCCAAAGAGCGGCTGTACAGCGTGGGTTAGCACTTCTTAAACAAGAACAACGAGCTAATCCCATTGATGATAAAACCCGAGAGATATTATTTGGCAATCGTCAATTACAGCAACAATAA